In a genomic window of Nomascus leucogenys isolate Asia chromosome 4, Asia_NLE_v1, whole genome shotgun sequence:
- the PITPNM1 gene encoding membrane-associated phosphatidylinositol transfer protein 1 isoform X1 gives MLIKEYHILLPMSLDEYQVAQLYMIQKKSREESSGEGSGVEILANRPYTDGPGGSGQYTHKVYHVGSHIPGWFRALLPKAALQVEEESWNAYPYTRTRYTCPFVEKFSIEIETYYLPDGGQQPNVFNLSGAERRQRILDTIDIVRDAVAPGEYKAEEDPRLYRSVKTGRGPLSDDWARTAAQTGPLMCAYKLCKVEFRYWGMQAKIEQFIHDVGLRRVMLRAHRQAWCWQDEWTELSMADIRALEEETARMLAQRMAKCNTGSERSEAQPPGKPSTEARAGASNTGTSDGPEAPPGPDASPDASFGKQWSSSSRSSYSSQHGGAVSPQSLSEWRMQNIARDSENSSEEEFFDAHEGFSDSEEVFPKEMTKWNSNDFIDAFASPMEVEGTPEPGAEAAKGIEDGAQAPRDSEGLDGAGELGAEACAVHALFLILHSGNILDSGPGDANSKQADVQTLSSAFEAVTRIHFPEALGHVALRLVPCPPICAAAYALVSNLSPYSHDGDSLSRSQDHIPLAALPLLATSSSRYQGAVATVIARTNQAYSAFLRSPEGAGFCGQVVLIGDGVGGILGFDALCHSANAGTGSRGSSRRGSMNNELLSPEFGPGRDPLADGVEGLGRASPEPSALPPQRIPSDMASPEPEGSQNSLQAAPATTSSGEPQRASTASCPPAASSEAPEGPSSAARLDFKVSGFFLFGSPLGLVLALRKTVMPTLEVAQMRPACEQIYNLFHAADPCASRLEPLLAPKFQAIAPLTVPRYQKFPLGDGSSLLLADTLQTHSGLFLEELEMLVPSTPTSTSGAFWKGSELATEPPAQPAAPSTTSEVVKILERWWGTKRIDYSLYCPEALTAFPTVTLPHLFHASYWESADVVAFILRQVIEKERPQLAECEEPSIYSPAFPREKWQRKRTQVKIRNVTSNHRASDTVVCEGRPQVLSGRFMYGPLDVVTLTGEKVDVYIMTQPLSGKWIYFGTEVTNSSGRLTFPVPPERALGIGVYPVRMVVRGDHTYAECCLTVVARGTEAVVFSIDGSFTASVSIMGSDPKVRAGAVDVVRHWQDSGYLIVYVTGRPDMQKHRVVAWLSQHNFPHGVVSFCDGLTHDPLRQKAMFLQSLVQEVELNIVAGYGSPKDVAVYAALGLSPSQTYIVGRAVRKLQAQCQFLSDGYVAHLGQLEAGSHSHASSGPPRAALGKSSYGVAAPVDFLRKQSQLLRSRGPSQAEREGPGTPPTTLARGKARSISLKLDSEE, from the exons ATGCTCATCAAGGAATACCACATTCTGCTGCCCATGAGCCTGGACGAGTACCAGGTGGCCCAGCTCTACATGATCCAG AAAAAGAGCCGGGAGGAGTCTAGTGGTGAGGGCAGCGGCGTGGAGATCCTGGCCAACCGGCCCTACACAGATGGGCCCGGGGGCAGCGGGCAGTACACACACAAGGTGTACCATGTGGGATCCCACATCCCAGGCTGGTTCCGGGCACTGCTGCCCAAGGCTGCCCTGCAGGTAGAAGAGGAATCCTGGAATGCCTACCCCTACACCCGAACCCG GTACACCTGCCCTTTCGTGGAGAAATTCTCCATTGAAATCGAGACCTATTACCTGCCTGATGGGGGGCAGCAGCCAAACGTCTTCAACCTGAGCGGGGCCGAGAGGAGACAGCGCATCCTGG ACACCATCGACATCGTGCGGGATGCAGTGGCCCCAGGCGAGTACAAAGCAGAAGAGGACCCCCGGCTATACCGCTCGGTCAAGACGGGCCGAGGGCCACTGTCTGATGACTGGGCTCGGACGGCGGCACAGACGGGGCCCCTTATGTGTGCCTATAAGCTGTGCAAGGTTGAGTTCCGCTACTGGGGCATGCAAGCCAAGATCGAGCAGTTCATCCATGATGTAG GTCTGCGTCGGGTGATGCTGCGGGCCCACCGCCAGGCCTGGTGCTGGCAGGATGAGTGGACAGAGCTGAGCATGGCTGACATCCGGGCACTGGAAGAGGAGACTGCTCGCATGCTGGCCCAGCGCATGGCCAAGTGCAACACAGGCAGTGAGAGGTCTGAGGCCCAGCCCCCCGGGAAACCAAGCACCGAGGCCCGGGCTGGGGCCAGCAACACTGGCACCTCCGATGGGCCTGAGGCCCCCCCTGGCCCAGATGCCTCCCCCGATGCCAGCTTTGGGAAGCAGTGGTCCTCATCCTCCCGTTCCTCCTACTCATCCCAACATGGAG GGGCTGTGTCTCCCCAGAGCTTGTCCGAGTGGCGCATGCAGAACATTGCCCGAGACTCCGAGAACAGCTCTGAGGAAGAGTTCTTTGATGCCCACG AAGGCTTCTCGGACAGTGAGGAGGTCTTCCCCAAGGAGATGACCAAGTGGAACTCCAATGACTTCATCGACGCCTTTGCCTCCCCAATGGAGGTGGAGGGAACGCCAG AGCCTGGAGCCGAGGCAGCTAAAGGCATTGAGGATGGGGCCCAAGCACCCAGGGACTCAGAG GGCCTGGATGGAGCCGGGGagctgggggctgaggcatgCGCAGTCCACGCCCTCTTCCTTATCCTGCACAGCGGCAACATCCTGGACTCAGGCCCTGGAGACGCCAACTCCAAGCAGGCAGATGTGCAGACGCTGAGCTCTGCCTTCGAGGCGGTCACCCGCATCCACTTCCCTGAGGCTTTGGGCCATGTGGCGCTGCGACTGGTGCCCTGTCCACCCATCTGTGCCGCTGCCTATGCCCTTGTCTCCAA CCTGAGCCCTTACAGCCACGATGGTGACAGCCTGTCCCGCTCCCAAGACCACATTCCACTGGCTGCCCTGCCACTGCTGGCCACCTCATCCTCCCGCTACCAGGGCGCCGTGGCCACCGTCATTGCCCGCACCAACCAGGCCTACTCAGCCTTCCTGCGCTCACCTGAGGGTGCCGGCTTCTGTGGGCAG GTCGTGCTGATTGGAGATGGTGTTGGTGGCATCCTGGGCTTTGATGCACTCTGCCACAGTGCTAACGCAGGCACCGGGAGTCGGGGCAGCAGCCGCCGTGGGAGCATG AACAATGAGCTGCTCTCTCCGGAGTTTGGCCCAGGGCGGGACCCCCTGGCAGATGGTGTGGAAGGCCTGGGTCGGGCCAGCCCAGAACCCTCAGCCTTGCCTCCCCAGCGCATCCCCAGCGACATGGCCAGTCCTGAGCCCGAGGGCTCTCAGAACAG CCTTCAGGCAGCCCCTGCAACCACCTCCTCCGGGGAGCCCCAGCGGGCAAGCACGGCCTCCTGCCCACCCGCTGCCAGTTCCGAGGCACCTGAGGGCCCCAGCAGTGCTGCCCGCCTTGACTTCAAGGTCTCTGGCTTCTTCCTCTTCGGCTCTCCACTGGGCCTGGTACTGGCTCTGCGCAAAACTGTGATGCCCACACTGGAGG TGGCCCAGATGCGCCCAGCCTGTGAGCAGATCTACAACCTCTTCCATGCGGCCGACCCCTGCGCCTCACGCCTCGAGCCCCTGCTGGCCCCAAAGTTCCAGGCCATCGCCCCACTGACTGTGCCCCGCTACCAGAAGTTCCCCCTGGGAGACGGCTCATCCCTGCTGCTGG CCGACACTCTGCAAACGCACTCCGGCCTCTTTCTGGAGGAGCTGGAGATGCTGGTGCCCTCAACACCCACCTCTACTAGTGGTGCCTTCTGGAAGGGCAGTGAGTTGGCCACTgagcccccagcccagccagccGCCCCCAGCACCACCAGCGAGGTGGTTAAGA TCCTGGAGCGCTGGTGGGGGACCAAGCGGATCGACTACTCGCTGTACTGCCCCGAGGCGCTCACCGCCTTTCCCACCGTCACGCTGCCCCACCTCTTCCACGCCAGCTACTGGGAGTCCGCCGACGTGGTGGCGTTCATCCTGCGCCAG GTGATCGAGAAGGAGCGGCCACAGCTGGCGGAATGCGAGGAGCCATCCATCTACAGCCCGGCCTTCCCCAGGGAGAAGTGGCAGCGAAAACGCACGCAGGTCAAGATCCGG AACGTCACTTCCAACCACCGGGCGAGCGACACGGTGGTGTGCGAGGGCCGCCCCCAGGTGCTAAGCGGGCGCTTCATGTACGGGCCCCTGGACGTCGTCACGCTAACCGGAGAGAAG GTGGATGTCTACATCATGACACAGCCGCTGTCGGGCAAGTGGATCTACTTTGGCACGGAAGTCACCAATAGCTCGGGCCGCCTCACCTTCCCAGTTCCCCCAGAGCGCGCGCTGGGCATTGGTGTCTACCCCGTGCGCATGGTGGTCAG GGGCGACCACACCTATGCCGAATGCTGCCTGACTGTGGTGGCCCGCGGCACGGAGGCTGTGGTCTTCAGCATCGACGGCTCCTTCACCGCCAGCGTCTCCATCATGGGCAGCGACCCCAAGGTGCGAGCTGGCGCCGTGGATGTGGTCAG GCACTGGCAGGACTCCGGCTACCTGATCGTGTATGTCACAGGCCGGCCGGATATGCAGAAGCACCGCGTGGTGGCCTGGCTATCGCAGCACAACTTCCCCCACGGCGTCGTCTCTTTCTGCGACGGCCTCACCCACGACCCGCTGCGCCAGAAGGCAATGTTTCTGCAGAGCCTGGTGCAGGAG GTAGAACTGAACATCGTGGCCGGTTATGGGTCTCCCAAAGATGTGGCTGTATACGCGGCACTGGGCCTGTCCCCAAGCCAGACATACATCGTGGGCCGTGCCGTGCGGAAGCTACAGGCGCAGTGCCAG TTCCTGTCAGACGGCTATGTGGCCCACCTGGGCCAGCTGGAAGCGGGCTCACACTCGCATGCCTCCTCGGGACCCCCGAGAGCTGCCTTGGGCAAGAGCAGCTATGGTGTGGCTGCCCCCGTGGACTTCCTGCGCAAACAGAGCCAGCTGCTTCGCTCGAGGGGCCCCAGCCAGGCGGAGCGTGAGGGCCCGGGAACACCACCCACCACCCTGGCACGGGGCAAAGCACGGAGCATCAGCCTGAAGCTGGACAGCGAGGAGTGA
- the PITPNM1 gene encoding membrane-associated phosphatidylinositol transfer protein 1 isoform X2 has translation MLIKEYHILLPMSLDEYQVAQLYMIQKKSREESSGEGSGVEILANRPYTDGPGGSGQYTHKVYHVGSHIPGWFRALLPKAALQVEEESWNAYPYTRTRYTCPFVEKFSIEIETYYLPDGGQQPNVFNLSGAERRQRILDTIDIVRDAVAPGEYKAEEDPRLYRSVKTGRGPLSDDWARTAAQTGPLMCAYKLCKVEFRYWGMQAKIEQFIHDVGLRRVMLRAHRQAWCWQDEWTELSMADIRALEEETARMLAQRMAKCNTGSERSEAQPPGKPSTEARAGASNTGTSDGPEAPPGPDASPDASFGKQWSSSSRSSYSSQHGGAVSPQSLSEWRMQNIARDSENSSEEEFFDAHGFSDSEEVFPKEMTKWNSNDFIDAFASPMEVEGTPEPGAEAAKGIEDGAQAPRDSEGLDGAGELGAEACAVHALFLILHSGNILDSGPGDANSKQADVQTLSSAFEAVTRIHFPEALGHVALRLVPCPPICAAAYALVSNLSPYSHDGDSLSRSQDHIPLAALPLLATSSSRYQGAVATVIARTNQAYSAFLRSPEGAGFCGQVVLIGDGVGGILGFDALCHSANAGTGSRGSSRRGSMNNELLSPEFGPGRDPLADGVEGLGRASPEPSALPPQRIPSDMASPEPEGSQNSLQAAPATTSSGEPQRASTASCPPAASSEAPEGPSSAARLDFKVSGFFLFGSPLGLVLALRKTVMPTLEVAQMRPACEQIYNLFHAADPCASRLEPLLAPKFQAIAPLTVPRYQKFPLGDGSSLLLADTLQTHSGLFLEELEMLVPSTPTSTSGAFWKGSELATEPPAQPAAPSTTSEVVKILERWWGTKRIDYSLYCPEALTAFPTVTLPHLFHASYWESADVVAFILRQVIEKERPQLAECEEPSIYSPAFPREKWQRKRTQVKIRNVTSNHRASDTVVCEGRPQVLSGRFMYGPLDVVTLTGEKVDVYIMTQPLSGKWIYFGTEVTNSSGRLTFPVPPERALGIGVYPVRMVVRGDHTYAECCLTVVARGTEAVVFSIDGSFTASVSIMGSDPKVRAGAVDVVRHWQDSGYLIVYVTGRPDMQKHRVVAWLSQHNFPHGVVSFCDGLTHDPLRQKAMFLQSLVQEVELNIVAGYGSPKDVAVYAALGLSPSQTYIVGRAVRKLQAQCQFLSDGYVAHLGQLEAGSHSHASSGPPRAALGKSSYGVAAPVDFLRKQSQLLRSRGPSQAEREGPGTPPTTLARGKARSISLKLDSEE, from the exons ATGCTCATCAAGGAATACCACATTCTGCTGCCCATGAGCCTGGACGAGTACCAGGTGGCCCAGCTCTACATGATCCAG AAAAAGAGCCGGGAGGAGTCTAGTGGTGAGGGCAGCGGCGTGGAGATCCTGGCCAACCGGCCCTACACAGATGGGCCCGGGGGCAGCGGGCAGTACACACACAAGGTGTACCATGTGGGATCCCACATCCCAGGCTGGTTCCGGGCACTGCTGCCCAAGGCTGCCCTGCAGGTAGAAGAGGAATCCTGGAATGCCTACCCCTACACCCGAACCCG GTACACCTGCCCTTTCGTGGAGAAATTCTCCATTGAAATCGAGACCTATTACCTGCCTGATGGGGGGCAGCAGCCAAACGTCTTCAACCTGAGCGGGGCCGAGAGGAGACAGCGCATCCTGG ACACCATCGACATCGTGCGGGATGCAGTGGCCCCAGGCGAGTACAAAGCAGAAGAGGACCCCCGGCTATACCGCTCGGTCAAGACGGGCCGAGGGCCACTGTCTGATGACTGGGCTCGGACGGCGGCACAGACGGGGCCCCTTATGTGTGCCTATAAGCTGTGCAAGGTTGAGTTCCGCTACTGGGGCATGCAAGCCAAGATCGAGCAGTTCATCCATGATGTAG GTCTGCGTCGGGTGATGCTGCGGGCCCACCGCCAGGCCTGGTGCTGGCAGGATGAGTGGACAGAGCTGAGCATGGCTGACATCCGGGCACTGGAAGAGGAGACTGCTCGCATGCTGGCCCAGCGCATGGCCAAGTGCAACACAGGCAGTGAGAGGTCTGAGGCCCAGCCCCCCGGGAAACCAAGCACCGAGGCCCGGGCTGGGGCCAGCAACACTGGCACCTCCGATGGGCCTGAGGCCCCCCCTGGCCCAGATGCCTCCCCCGATGCCAGCTTTGGGAAGCAGTGGTCCTCATCCTCCCGTTCCTCCTACTCATCCCAACATGGAG GGGCTGTGTCTCCCCAGAGCTTGTCCGAGTGGCGCATGCAGAACATTGCCCGAGACTCCGAGAACAGCTCTGAGGAAGAGTTCTTTGATGCCCACG GCTTCTCGGACAGTGAGGAGGTCTTCCCCAAGGAGATGACCAAGTGGAACTCCAATGACTTCATCGACGCCTTTGCCTCCCCAATGGAGGTGGAGGGAACGCCAG AGCCTGGAGCCGAGGCAGCTAAAGGCATTGAGGATGGGGCCCAAGCACCCAGGGACTCAGAG GGCCTGGATGGAGCCGGGGagctgggggctgaggcatgCGCAGTCCACGCCCTCTTCCTTATCCTGCACAGCGGCAACATCCTGGACTCAGGCCCTGGAGACGCCAACTCCAAGCAGGCAGATGTGCAGACGCTGAGCTCTGCCTTCGAGGCGGTCACCCGCATCCACTTCCCTGAGGCTTTGGGCCATGTGGCGCTGCGACTGGTGCCCTGTCCACCCATCTGTGCCGCTGCCTATGCCCTTGTCTCCAA CCTGAGCCCTTACAGCCACGATGGTGACAGCCTGTCCCGCTCCCAAGACCACATTCCACTGGCTGCCCTGCCACTGCTGGCCACCTCATCCTCCCGCTACCAGGGCGCCGTGGCCACCGTCATTGCCCGCACCAACCAGGCCTACTCAGCCTTCCTGCGCTCACCTGAGGGTGCCGGCTTCTGTGGGCAG GTCGTGCTGATTGGAGATGGTGTTGGTGGCATCCTGGGCTTTGATGCACTCTGCCACAGTGCTAACGCAGGCACCGGGAGTCGGGGCAGCAGCCGCCGTGGGAGCATG AACAATGAGCTGCTCTCTCCGGAGTTTGGCCCAGGGCGGGACCCCCTGGCAGATGGTGTGGAAGGCCTGGGTCGGGCCAGCCCAGAACCCTCAGCCTTGCCTCCCCAGCGCATCCCCAGCGACATGGCCAGTCCTGAGCCCGAGGGCTCTCAGAACAG CCTTCAGGCAGCCCCTGCAACCACCTCCTCCGGGGAGCCCCAGCGGGCAAGCACGGCCTCCTGCCCACCCGCTGCCAGTTCCGAGGCACCTGAGGGCCCCAGCAGTGCTGCCCGCCTTGACTTCAAGGTCTCTGGCTTCTTCCTCTTCGGCTCTCCACTGGGCCTGGTACTGGCTCTGCGCAAAACTGTGATGCCCACACTGGAGG TGGCCCAGATGCGCCCAGCCTGTGAGCAGATCTACAACCTCTTCCATGCGGCCGACCCCTGCGCCTCACGCCTCGAGCCCCTGCTGGCCCCAAAGTTCCAGGCCATCGCCCCACTGACTGTGCCCCGCTACCAGAAGTTCCCCCTGGGAGACGGCTCATCCCTGCTGCTGG CCGACACTCTGCAAACGCACTCCGGCCTCTTTCTGGAGGAGCTGGAGATGCTGGTGCCCTCAACACCCACCTCTACTAGTGGTGCCTTCTGGAAGGGCAGTGAGTTGGCCACTgagcccccagcccagccagccGCCCCCAGCACCACCAGCGAGGTGGTTAAGA TCCTGGAGCGCTGGTGGGGGACCAAGCGGATCGACTACTCGCTGTACTGCCCCGAGGCGCTCACCGCCTTTCCCACCGTCACGCTGCCCCACCTCTTCCACGCCAGCTACTGGGAGTCCGCCGACGTGGTGGCGTTCATCCTGCGCCAG GTGATCGAGAAGGAGCGGCCACAGCTGGCGGAATGCGAGGAGCCATCCATCTACAGCCCGGCCTTCCCCAGGGAGAAGTGGCAGCGAAAACGCACGCAGGTCAAGATCCGG AACGTCACTTCCAACCACCGGGCGAGCGACACGGTGGTGTGCGAGGGCCGCCCCCAGGTGCTAAGCGGGCGCTTCATGTACGGGCCCCTGGACGTCGTCACGCTAACCGGAGAGAAG GTGGATGTCTACATCATGACACAGCCGCTGTCGGGCAAGTGGATCTACTTTGGCACGGAAGTCACCAATAGCTCGGGCCGCCTCACCTTCCCAGTTCCCCCAGAGCGCGCGCTGGGCATTGGTGTCTACCCCGTGCGCATGGTGGTCAG GGGCGACCACACCTATGCCGAATGCTGCCTGACTGTGGTGGCCCGCGGCACGGAGGCTGTGGTCTTCAGCATCGACGGCTCCTTCACCGCCAGCGTCTCCATCATGGGCAGCGACCCCAAGGTGCGAGCTGGCGCCGTGGATGTGGTCAG GCACTGGCAGGACTCCGGCTACCTGATCGTGTATGTCACAGGCCGGCCGGATATGCAGAAGCACCGCGTGGTGGCCTGGCTATCGCAGCACAACTTCCCCCACGGCGTCGTCTCTTTCTGCGACGGCCTCACCCACGACCCGCTGCGCCAGAAGGCAATGTTTCTGCAGAGCCTGGTGCAGGAG GTAGAACTGAACATCGTGGCCGGTTATGGGTCTCCCAAAGATGTGGCTGTATACGCGGCACTGGGCCTGTCCCCAAGCCAGACATACATCGTGGGCCGTGCCGTGCGGAAGCTACAGGCGCAGTGCCAG TTCCTGTCAGACGGCTATGTGGCCCACCTGGGCCAGCTGGAAGCGGGCTCACACTCGCATGCCTCCTCGGGACCCCCGAGAGCTGCCTTGGGCAAGAGCAGCTATGGTGTGGCTGCCCCCGTGGACTTCCTGCGCAAACAGAGCCAGCTGCTTCGCTCGAGGGGCCCCAGCCAGGCGGAGCGTGAGGGCCCGGGAACACCACCCACCACCCTGGCACGGGGCAAAGCACGGAGCATCAGCCTGAAGCTGGACAGCGAGGAGTGA